The Isorropodon fossajaponicum endosymbiont JTNG4 genome segment TTTTCTAAATATGCTTATTCAATAGATTTAGGTAAAGAAAGGGTGACCCAAAAGCTTCTTTCGGTGCTTACTCAATGTGTTGCATATTTTAGGATTATCTCAAGATATGGACTTATTGCTGCCCCTGAGTTTGATGAGCTGGGTCAACACTTAACAGAAAAGTCATTACCTAAAAGGATTAGAATCCAGAAAAAAATCTAAAAAACCTGAGTGGTGTAAATCAAATTTGGGCTTCTCTAATCAATAAATTGATTTATGCAAAGGTCTCTTATAAAGACAGGCGAAAATCGGGGGGAGGGGGTAATGTTGAGTTAAATTTTTTCACTTTGTTTTTGCGTCCAATTTCTAATATTTTGAGTTAATTCTTTGGCAGATTTTTCTTTTATATTAATTGGCTTGCCAATAATCACAGTGATGGTGCCGGGGTGTTTTATAAAATTACCTTTGGGCCATACTAAACCAGCGTTGTGATAAACAGGTATGACATCGCAAGAGGCTTTTTTGGCAATGGCTATAGCACCATTTTGATATCGTCCTAGTTTTTTATAGGGTTGACGAGTACCTTCTGGAAAAATCACCACAAAAATACCTTTTTTTAGTCGAACCTCTCCTTGTTTTATAATTGTTTTTAGCGCTTTTAATTTCTCGCCACGATTAATCACAATAGGGTTAAATAACGCCAATCCCCAGCCAAAAAATGGGATCCATAATAAGGTTTGTTTAAGTACCCAGGTTTGTGGTGGGAATATTTGCTGAAATCCAAGTGTTTCCCAGGTAGATTGATGGTTAGAAACAATTACACAAGGCTTGGAAGGAATATTTTCTTTGCCAATTACTTGGAGCTTGATATCAAGTGTAAATGCCAACCACCATAAGCAAAACATTGACCACTTAGATAAAATAGCGTAGCGAAACTTGAATGGCAAGAAGAACAAAATTAGTCCAATGGTTACTAAAATTATCAAGGCAATAAACGAGCCTAAAAAATACAACAATGATCTTAAAAACAGCATGAGAAATTGCGAGCGTAAACGTTATAATTTGTAAACCTAGAATTTTAACTGATAGAGATTGCCGCATGAGTATTAACACCATTTTATTTGACTTAGACGGTACACTAATTGACACTGCACCCGATTTGGCTTATGCATTAAATACAGTACTTAAATATAGTGGTCTAAGTGAAAAACCTTATGAAAAAATCAAGCCTCTAGTTGCATTAGGAGGCAAGGCGTTAATCAAGTTTGGCTTTGATTGTGATGAGTTTCATCCTGATTTTATTGACAGGCATCAAAAAATATTAAACATTTATAAAGATAATATTAGTCAATTTTCTAAAACATTTTCAGGCATTGATGCACTTATTAAAACCATTAAAACTAGGCAGATGTTCTGGGGGGTGGTTACCAATAAGCCTGAAAATTTGACTCATCTATTGTTAGAAAAACTTGACATAAATCCTGATGTGGTGGTTTGTGGTGATACATTAGCATTTAACAAGCCACATCCAGCGCCGTTATTGTATGCTTGTGTACAATTAGCAATTAACCCAAGCCAATGTTTGTTTGTAGGTGATGATAAGAATGACATATTGGCAGGCAAAAATGCTCACATTAAAACTGTGGCTGTTACTTACGGTTATGGCAAAGTAAAAGAAGATTGGTATTATGATTATTTAATTAATGAAGCAGAAGAATTGTTGGAATTGATATAGTGGATATATTGAGTTTTTTATTAGGGCTAGCTGCTGGTGTAATGGTTGTTTATTTTTATTTAAGCGCTAAATTACAAGCATTAAAATCTGACAAAATTCGTCTTGAAGTGCGCTTAGATGAAAAAATCAAGTCTTAT includes the following:
- a CDS encoding lysophospholipid acyltransferase family protein, producing MAFTLDIKLQVIGKENIPSKPCVIVSNHQSTWETLGFQQIFPPQTWVLKQTLLWIPFFGWGLALFNPIVINRGEKLKALKTIIKQGEVRLKKGIFVVIFPEGTRQPYKKLGRYQNGAIAIAKKASCDVIPVYHNAGLVWPKGNFIKHPGTITVIIGKPINIKEKSAKELTQNIRNWTQKQSEKI
- a CDS encoding HAD family hydrolase, with the translated sequence MSINTILFDLDGTLIDTAPDLAYALNTVLKYSGLSEKPYEKIKPLVALGGKALIKFGFDCDEFHPDFIDRHQKILNIYKDNISQFSKTFSGIDALIKTIKTRQMFWGVVTNKPENLTHLLLEKLDINPDVVVCGDTLAFNKPHPAPLLYACVQLAINPSQCLFVGDDKNDILAGKNAHIKTVAVTYGYGKVKEDWYYDYLINEAEELLELI